The proteins below are encoded in one region of Tessaracoccus aquimaris:
- a CDS encoding PspC domain-containing protein, producing MSQLPVTPDAPARAPLRRPAQGRMIAGVAGALGAHLGLSVGLIRLAFVIAALFSGLGIVAYGALWVLIPRESGRAPDAPGLEAASRKGMRPARASIIKPDDGVLISGGLIVVGLLRLFVSGGTVPSGLFWPAVIGGAGVIVIWLQADEGSESGQAAKGSLWHRLTRGGGMMSIIRLVGGLVLVVAGISLILATQVGIAQLPGVLGASAVLIAGLLVVAAPWLYQQRARVRRADADRLRAEARADMAAHLHDSVLQTLALIQRQADDPVTVAGLARRQERELRTWLYGETTRASSLRSALRELASDVEARFEVEVEMVCVGDAQVDDRLEALILAAGEAITNAAKHSGASRVDVFAEVEDGRVEVFVRDRGKGFDPSLVPQGHMGVRESITARMERYGGRATIRSELGSGTEVRLEIG from the coding sequence ATGAGCCAACTGCCCGTGACCCCGGACGCGCCCGCACGCGCGCCCCTGCGGCGTCCGGCCCAGGGACGCATGATCGCGGGTGTGGCCGGCGCATTGGGGGCTCACCTGGGGCTGAGCGTCGGGCTGATCCGGTTGGCCTTCGTGATCGCGGCGCTGTTCTCCGGCCTCGGGATCGTCGCCTACGGCGCGCTCTGGGTGCTCATCCCGCGCGAGTCCGGGCGGGCGCCCGACGCACCCGGGCTCGAGGCCGCCAGCCGCAAGGGGATGAGGCCCGCGCGGGCGAGCATCATCAAGCCGGACGACGGGGTGCTGATCTCCGGCGGCCTGATCGTCGTCGGCCTGCTGCGGCTGTTCGTCTCGGGCGGCACCGTCCCGTCCGGGCTGTTCTGGCCCGCCGTCATCGGCGGCGCGGGTGTGATCGTGATCTGGCTGCAGGCGGACGAGGGCTCCGAGTCCGGGCAGGCCGCCAAGGGCAGCCTGTGGCATCGGCTGACGCGCGGCGGCGGAATGATGAGCATCATCCGCCTGGTCGGCGGTCTGGTGCTCGTGGTCGCGGGCATCAGCCTCATCCTCGCCACCCAGGTCGGCATCGCCCAGTTGCCCGGCGTGCTCGGAGCCTCGGCCGTCCTGATCGCTGGCCTGCTCGTGGTCGCGGCCCCCTGGCTCTACCAGCAGCGCGCCCGGGTGCGGCGTGCCGACGCTGACCGGTTGCGCGCCGAGGCCCGCGCCGACATGGCGGCCCACCTGCACGACTCGGTGCTGCAGACGCTTGCCCTAATCCAACGGCAGGCGGACGACCCCGTCACCGTCGCCGGCCTGGCCCGCAGGCAGGAGCGCGAGTTGCGCACCTGGCTGTACGGGGAGACGACCCGCGCGTCGTCGCTGCGTTCAGCCCTGCGCGAACTGGCCTCCGACGTCGAGGCCCGATTCGAGGTCGAGGTCGAGATGGTGTGCGTCGGCGACGCGCAGGTCGACGACCGGCTCGAGGCGCTGATCCTCGCGGCGGGGGAGGCCATCACCAACGCCGCCAAGCATTCCGGTGCGTCCCGCGTCGACGTCTTCGCCGAGGTCGAGGACGGACGCGTCGAGGTGTTCGTCCGAGACCGCGGAAAGGGCTTCGATCCGTCGCTGGTTCCCCAAGGGCACATGGGCGTGAGAGAATCGATCACAGCTCGGATGGAGCGGTACGGGGGGCGTGCAACGATCCGATCCGAGCTCGGCAGTGGTACCGAGGTGAGGTTGGAGATCGGCTAA
- a CDS encoding TetR/AcrR family transcriptional regulator, with product MAELLRACDAHIAEVIRASKRESITPSPSFDAIGALRSIGSDHVLAYLTRRLGADSPEIDGLIDLLVADAVGYLRDGVDAGVVTPTSDLPGRAALATIVALGSLTMHRHLARYFEVDVRSEDLASQPGFARYVRAQLDLFSGVVEPKVLDEYLPLLEEIEEHHEPHPD from the coding sequence ATGGCCGAACTGCTGCGCGCCTGCGACGCCCACATCGCCGAGGTGATCCGCGCCTCCAAGCGCGAGTCGATCACTCCGTCGCCGAGCTTCGACGCCATCGGCGCGCTCCGGTCCATCGGCAGTGACCATGTGCTGGCCTACCTCACCCGCAGGCTCGGCGCCGACAGCCCGGAGATCGACGGACTCATAGACCTGCTCGTCGCGGACGCGGTCGGCTACCTGCGCGATGGCGTTGACGCGGGTGTTGTCACTCCCACCTCCGACCTCCCCGGAAGGGCGGCCCTCGCGACCATCGTCGCGCTCGGCTCGCTCACGATGCACCGCCACCTCGCACGCTACTTCGAGGTCGACGTCCGCTCCGAGGACCTGGCGAGCCAGCCAGGATTCGCGCGCTACGTGCGCGCCCAACTCGACCTGTTTTCAGGAGTCGTCGAGCCCAAGGTGCTCGACGAGTATCTACCTCTGCTCGAAGAAATCGAGGAGCACCATGAACCCCATCCAGACTGA
- a CDS encoding ROK family protein — protein sequence MGVDVRIDRIQLLAVGLDGAELTRASSSVPARPTPREITEALGDTFATLRSSLDHELLGYGFAMPARRADLGITHEIWGWEQVPMGDAFRRIAGESPCGVLDLAEASCLANSRQPQLSGMSRMAHLQIGAGATMALAVEGRIDLDLPPRWGDVGHIPLGLSDRRCSCGRDGCSNAYLSIEALSSRVPHVSVEEGPNRISRLAMAIERAARAGDVDARNGIEEVALATSRLVVALVELNGLQAVTIGGYPLFLGEDYSRLVDELVETRLGCPSPVRHTGLGDDAALIGASLVGREIGLSDPYRLRR from the coding sequence TTGGGCGTCGACGTCCGCATCGACCGGATCCAACTGCTCGCCGTCGGCCTCGACGGTGCCGAACTGACCAGGGCTTCATCCTCCGTCCCGGCCCGCCCGACTCCGCGAGAGATCACCGAGGCCCTCGGCGACACGTTCGCAACCCTGCGCTCCAGCCTTGACCATGAACTACTCGGGTACGGGTTCGCAATGCCCGCCCGCCGCGCGGATCTCGGCATCACGCATGAGATCTGGGGCTGGGAACAGGTTCCCATGGGGGATGCGTTCCGACGGATCGCCGGGGAGAGCCCCTGCGGCGTGCTGGATCTGGCCGAGGCTTCATGCCTCGCCAACTCACGCCAGCCGCAACTGTCTGGCATGTCCCGAATGGCGCACCTGCAGATCGGCGCCGGCGCGACCATGGCGTTGGCCGTCGAGGGACGAATCGATCTCGATCTCCCTCCGCGCTGGGGCGACGTCGGCCACATTCCACTTGGCTTGAGCGACAGGCGCTGCTCGTGCGGTCGGGATGGCTGCAGCAACGCCTACCTCTCCATCGAGGCGCTCTCATCTCGCGTTCCACATGTCTCGGTGGAGGAGGGACCCAACCGGATCAGTCGCCTGGCGATGGCCATCGAGCGGGCGGCCCGAGCGGGAGACGTGGACGCGCGGAACGGGATCGAGGAGGTCGCGCTCGCGACGTCACGACTCGTTGTAGCGCTGGTGGAACTGAACGGCCTTCAGGCCGTCACGATCGGTGGATACCCGCTCTTCCTCGGAGAGGATTACTCGCGGTTGGTTGACGAACTGGTGGAGACCAGGCTCGGCTGCCCCTCCCCCGTCCGACACACGGGACTCGGCGACGATGCCGCGTTGATCGGTGCGTCGCTCGTCGGCCGTGAGATCGGTCTGTCAGACCCCTATCGACTCCGCCGCTGA
- a CDS encoding ABC transporter ATP-binding protein: MNPIQTERLTKHYGSFPALIDLDLEVRPGEVFGFLGPNGAGKSTTIRVLMGELNPTSGSASVLGAKPRDVAHRRRLGYLPADLALWPAMTGRDTLKFFAKLRGGVDWSNVETLAERLDADLTKRVGELSTGNRQKIGLISVFMHTPDLLILDEPNAGLDPLVQHEFWAMMREVADDGRTVFLSSHTLSEVERVADRVGIIRKGHLIAVEEVAALRRKKMRHIELDIDGLVTEADLAEVPGARDIEIHPDRVELNFDGDMAHLLAVVSAKARLRDLHTQEADLEDIFLTYYQDAA, translated from the coding sequence ATGAACCCCATCCAGACTGAGCGGTTGACGAAGCACTACGGCTCGTTTCCGGCCCTGATCGACTTGGATCTGGAGGTGAGGCCGGGGGAGGTATTCGGCTTCCTGGGACCGAACGGCGCGGGCAAGTCGACCACGATCCGCGTCCTGATGGGTGAGTTGAACCCCACCTCAGGGTCGGCCTCCGTCCTCGGCGCCAAGCCGCGCGACGTCGCGCACCGCAGGCGGCTCGGCTACCTGCCAGCCGACCTCGCGCTCTGGCCCGCCATGACCGGCCGCGACACCCTGAAGTTCTTCGCCAAGCTGCGCGGCGGCGTCGACTGGTCGAACGTCGAGACGCTCGCCGAGCGGTTGGACGCCGACCTCACCAAGCGCGTCGGCGAACTGTCGACCGGCAACAGGCAGAAGATTGGCCTGATCTCCGTGTTCATGCACACGCCCGACCTGCTGATCCTCGACGAGCCGAACGCCGGCCTCGACCCGCTCGTCCAGCACGAGTTCTGGGCCATGATGCGGGAGGTGGCCGACGACGGTCGCACCGTCTTCCTGTCGAGCCACACGCTGTCCGAGGTCGAGCGCGTCGCCGACCGCGTCGGGATCATCCGCAAGGGCCACCTGATCGCCGTCGAGGAGGTTGCCGCCCTGCGACGCAAGAAGATGCGCCACATCGAACTCGACATCGACGGCCTGGTGACCGAGGCCGACCTGGCTGAGGTGCCTGGCGCCAGGGACATCGAGATCCACCCCGACCGGGTCGAACTGAACTTCGACGGCGACATGGCACACCTGCTCGCCGTGGTCTCCGCCAAGGCACGGCTGCGCGACCTGCACACGCAGGAGGCCGACCTCGAGGACATCTTCCTGACCTACTACCAGGACGCGGCATGA
- the cysK gene encoding cysteine synthase A, which produces MSIYPDVTALIGRTPLVKLNRIAGDNATVLAKLEFYNPANSVKDRLGVAIVDAAEASGELQPGGTIVEGTSGNTGIALAMVGAARGYKVVLTMPETMSLERRALLRAFGAELVLTPGPAGMRGAVEKAEEIAKERGGVLARQFANQANVEIHRRTTAEEIWNDTDGKVDILVAGIGTGGTITGVGEVLKERKPDVTIVAVEPAESPILSGGQPGPHKIQGIGANFVPEILNRDVIDEVLPRNIDQAVEYARKAATQEGLLVGLSAGAAISAAVEVANRPENAGKTIVVIVADFGERYLSTVLFEGLLDN; this is translated from the coding sequence ATGAGCATTTACCCCGATGTGACGGCCCTGATCGGCCGTACGCCCCTCGTCAAGCTGAACCGCATCGCAGGCGACAACGCCACGGTGCTCGCGAAGCTGGAGTTCTACAACCCCGCCAACTCCGTCAAGGATCGTCTCGGCGTCGCCATCGTGGACGCCGCTGAGGCCTCGGGCGAGCTTCAGCCGGGTGGCACCATCGTGGAGGGCACCTCCGGAAACACCGGCATCGCGCTGGCAATGGTCGGCGCTGCCCGCGGCTACAAGGTCGTCCTCACCATGCCCGAGACCATGTCGCTCGAGCGTCGCGCCCTGCTGCGCGCCTTCGGCGCCGAACTGGTGCTGACCCCCGGCCCCGCTGGCATGCGCGGCGCCGTCGAGAAGGCTGAGGAGATCGCCAAGGAGCGCGGCGGCGTCCTCGCCCGCCAGTTCGCCAACCAGGCAAACGTCGAGATCCACCGCAGGACCACCGCCGAGGAGATCTGGAACGACACCGACGGCAAGGTCGACATCCTCGTCGCAGGGATCGGCACCGGCGGCACCATCACGGGCGTCGGCGAGGTCCTCAAGGAGCGCAAGCCCGACGTCACGATCGTCGCCGTCGAGCCCGCAGAGTCCCCGATCCTCAGCGGCGGCCAGCCCGGCCCCCACAAGATCCAGGGCATCGGCGCCAACTTCGTGCCGGAGATCCTGAACCGCGACGTCATCGACGAGGTGCTCCCCCGCAACATCGACCAGGCCGTGGAGTACGCGCGCAAGGCCGCTACGCAGGAGGGCCTGCTGGTCGGGCTCTCGGCGGGGGCCGCCATCTCCGCCGCCGTGGAGGTCGCCAACCGTCCGGAGAACGCAGGCAAGACCATCGTCGTCATCGTCGCCGACTTCGGCGAGCGGTACCTGTCGACCGTGCTCTTCGAGGGCCTTCTCGACAACTGA
- a CDS encoding PspC domain-containing protein yields MKLTRSRNGMIGGVAAGVATYLKLDPTLIRLAFVLVSLFAGGGVLLYLILWAVIPKEGDDQTLAEDGMNKARDWYDNRRNGGDSTL; encoded by the coding sequence ATGAAGCTCACTCGTAGCCGCAACGGGATGATCGGAGGCGTCGCAGCCGGCGTCGCCACCTACCTGAAGCTCGACCCGACGCTGATCCGGCTGGCGTTCGTGCTGGTCTCGCTGTTCGCCGGAGGCGGCGTGCTGCTCTACCTCATCCTGTGGGCCGTCATCCCCAAGGAGGGCGACGACCAGACGCTCGCCGAGGACGGCATGAACAAGGCCCGTGACTGGTACGACAACCGTCGAAACGGCGGCGACTCGACCCTCTGA
- a CDS encoding META domain-containing protein, whose amino-acid sequence MLRRLALASALTIVGALAACAPAAPTAVGTWTGEGNGQEAPSLELQQDGRLAGTDGCNRLMGTWKQDGDSLTFIQIASTAKFCEGVDVWLSGLETGTIDGETMAIFGKDGSEVGRLTKTEAAVG is encoded by the coding sequence ATGCTGCGACGACTCGCGCTCGCTTCGGCCCTGACGATCGTCGGCGCGCTCGCCGCCTGCGCACCGGCCGCTCCCACCGCCGTCGGCACCTGGACGGGCGAGGGCAACGGCCAGGAGGCCCCGAGCCTCGAACTTCAGCAGGACGGCCGCCTCGCGGGAACCGACGGCTGCAACCGCCTGATGGGGACCTGGAAGCAGGACGGCGACTCGCTCACGTTCATCCAGATCGCCTCGACGGCCAAGTTCTGTGAGGGCGTCGACGTCTGGCTGAGCGGCCTGGAGACCGGCACGATCGACGGGGAGACCATGGCGATCTTCGGCAAGGACGGCTCCGAGGTCGGTCGGCTGACCAAGACCGAGGCCGCCGTTGGTTGA
- a CDS encoding chorismate mutase, with protein sequence MTQDEARAELRRLRGSIDNMDSALVHLLAERFKVTQRVGELKAAAGLPPADPDREAAQIARLRALAVDADLDPEFAEKFLTFIVTEVVRHHEQIAAEQGE encoded by the coding sequence ATGACGCAGGACGAGGCGAGGGCGGAGCTCCGGCGGCTGCGCGGGAGCATCGACAACATGGACTCGGCCCTCGTGCACCTGCTCGCCGAGCGCTTCAAGGTCACCCAGCGGGTCGGCGAGTTGAAGGCCGCCGCAGGCCTACCGCCCGCAGATCCGGACCGTGAGGCCGCCCAGATCGCCCGGCTGCGGGCGTTGGCGGTCGACGCGGACCTCGACCCGGAGTTCGCGGAGAAGTTCCTGACGTTCATCGTCACGGAGGTCGTGCGGCATCACGAGCAGATCGCGGCCGAACAGGGCGAGTAG
- a CDS encoding NAD-dependent epimerase/dehydratase family protein: MRIVITGASGKAGQATLRHFVEDTGHEVIATDVAARPAWYQGAFFRADLTQYGEAVEVLHGADAVIHLANIPADSIHTDSQTLNANLAMNDNVFLAAWKLGLQRVVYASSETTLGLPFDEVNYVPVDEGHYPYPNSTYSLSKVMTETMAEQVSRWAGIPFVGLRLSNIFTVADYAAQPGFARDPEARRWNLFGYIDARDVAQSCEDALGAHLSGAHAFVIAADDTILDVPTREALAAIHPELEVPGSVGEYGTLLSNEAAKRAIGFRPRHSWRDEVAAG; the protein is encoded by the coding sequence ATGAGGATCGTGATCACCGGGGCAAGTGGCAAGGCAGGGCAGGCCACACTGAGGCACTTCGTCGAGGACACCGGACACGAGGTGATCGCCACAGACGTCGCCGCACGGCCCGCCTGGTATCAGGGCGCGTTTTTCCGCGCCGACCTGACGCAGTATGGGGAGGCCGTCGAGGTGCTGCACGGCGCGGATGCCGTCATCCACCTGGCTAACATCCCCGCCGACTCGATCCACACCGACTCGCAGACCCTCAACGCCAACCTGGCCATGAACGACAACGTGTTCCTCGCCGCCTGGAAGCTGGGGCTGCAGCGCGTCGTCTACGCCTCGAGCGAGACGACGCTCGGGCTGCCCTTCGACGAGGTCAACTACGTCCCGGTCGACGAGGGCCACTACCCCTATCCGAACTCGACCTACTCGCTCAGCAAGGTGATGACCGAGACGATGGCAGAGCAGGTGTCGCGCTGGGCGGGCATCCCGTTCGTCGGGCTGCGGTTGTCGAACATCTTCACCGTCGCGGACTACGCGGCCCAGCCTGGCTTCGCGCGGGACCCCGAGGCGCGGCGCTGGAACCTGTTCGGCTACATCGACGCCCGCGACGTCGCCCAGTCGTGCGAGGACGCGCTGGGCGCCCACCTGAGCGGGGCGCACGCGTTCGTGATCGCCGCCGACGACACCATCCTCGACGTGCCGACCCGCGAGGCCCTCGCCGCGATCCACCCCGAACTGGAGGTGCCCGGCTCCGTCGGCGAGTACGGCACCCTGCTCAGCAATGAGGCCGCCAAGCGGGCGATCGGGTTCCGGCCACGGCACTCGTGGCGCGACGAGGTGGCCGCCGGATGA
- a CDS encoding globin: MSEASFYDQVGGAPVFARLVHEFYRGVADDPPLRDLYPEEDLGPAEDRLRMFLEQYWGGPKTYQEQRGHPRLRMRHVHYAVTPTQRDRWLHHMLAAVDTLALEEGQDATMREYLVRAAAFMINADEPLI, encoded by the coding sequence ATGAGCGAGGCCTCCTTCTACGACCAGGTCGGCGGGGCGCCGGTGTTCGCGAGACTGGTGCACGAGTTCTACCGCGGCGTCGCCGACGATCCGCCGCTCAGGGACCTGTACCCCGAGGAGGATCTCGGGCCTGCGGAGGATCGGCTGCGGATGTTCCTCGAGCAGTACTGGGGCGGCCCGAAGACCTACCAGGAACAGCGCGGGCATCCGCGGTTGCGGATGCGGCACGTGCACTACGCCGTGACGCCGACGCAGCGGGACCGGTGGCTGCACCACATGCTCGCGGCGGTCGACACGCTCGCCCTCGAGGAGGGGCAGGACGCCACGATGCGGGAGTACCTGGTGCGCGCCGCCGCCTTCATGATCAACGCGGACGAGCCTCTGATCTGA
- a CDS encoding MarR family transcriptional regulator: protein MTAQRATDLRRQNLVRVLDVILREGAHSRAALAERLGLSRAALTAIVGDLITLGVLREGGQSRPRAAGHSRSSSPTPTGTPPWASTSASTGSNCSPSASTVPN, encoded by the coding sequence ATGACGGCACAGCGCGCGACCGATCTGCGGCGCCAGAACCTGGTGCGTGTCCTTGATGTGATCCTGCGAGAGGGGGCTCACTCACGGGCCGCGCTTGCGGAACGACTCGGGCTCAGCCGGGCAGCCCTGACGGCGATCGTCGGCGACCTGATCACACTCGGAGTCCTTCGCGAGGGGGGTCAGAGCCGTCCCAGGGCGGCCGGCCACTCACGCTCCTCGTCGCCGACCCCGACCGGTACGCCTCCTTGGGCGTCGACGTCCGCATCGACCGGATCCAACTGCTCGCCGTCGGCCTCGACGGTGCCGAACTGA
- a CDS encoding response regulator, giving the protein MSDEQAPGLSELRVVIVDDHAMFRAGVRHEIGQHCEVVGEGEDVATAVAVIVETEPDVVLLDVHLPGGGGAEVIKQVLAVKPDVKFLALSVSDAAQDVIGVIRAGARGYVTKSISSEELVEGMVRVAGGDAVFSPRLAGFVLDAFSGSVDVSSIDEDLDKLSAREREVLKLIARGYSYKEVAKELFISIKTVETHVSSVLRKLQLSNRHQLTKWATDRHLV; this is encoded by the coding sequence ATGAGCGACGAGCAGGCCCCTGGACTCTCAGAGTTGCGCGTCGTCATCGTCGACGACCACGCGATGTTCCGCGCCGGAGTGCGCCACGAGATCGGTCAACACTGCGAGGTCGTCGGTGAGGGTGAGGACGTCGCCACCGCGGTCGCCGTGATCGTCGAGACCGAACCGGATGTCGTCCTGCTGGACGTGCACCTGCCCGGTGGCGGCGGCGCTGAGGTCATCAAGCAGGTGCTGGCCGTGAAGCCCGACGTGAAGTTCCTGGCGCTCTCGGTCTCCGACGCGGCGCAGGACGTGATCGGCGTGATCCGCGCAGGAGCCCGCGGCTACGTCACCAAGTCGATCAGCTCCGAGGAACTAGTTGAGGGGATGGTGCGCGTCGCAGGCGGCGACGCGGTCTTCTCGCCGAGGCTCGCGGGCTTCGTCCTGGACGCCTTCTCAGGCTCGGTGGACGTGTCGTCGATCGACGAGGACCTGGACAAGCTCAGCGCCCGCGAGCGCGAGGTGCTCAAGCTGATCGCCCGCGGCTACTCCTACAAGGAGGTCGCCAAGGAGCTGTTCATCTCCATCAAGACGGTCGAGACGCACGTCTCCAGCGTGCTGCGCAAGCTGCAGTTGTCGAACCGTCACCAGTTGACCAAGTGGGCGACCGACCGCCACCTGGTCTGA
- a CDS encoding ABC transporter permease subunit: MSTAVFGRGLAEGWRGLTIAAGSVAAMLVLGLAVYQDLDLSIYEGLPDVVRSLLGIPQHADASLMAYNEMLAAIGALAFVGVAIAIGAFAVAGEEANRTLSMVLAAPVSRTRFALSKAAAMLALLIASGALLWGVAAIAPIALGVEVGQAHVFALMLHLTANAIFHGSLAFAIGAATGRKGLAAGVAASVMVLGWLGTGLLPIWRENAADWIPWYWFNGSKPLVNGIDGGQLALLLVGAAILIGLGVLGFRGREVRLFQSGSSLLDRARAVPALAKVLQPTGKGSSLFGLRLAAQQVLVSYVVFILALVMGVAMPFMYKGLASMMTQFSQSFPQSMADLFGGGDLATPPGFLHLETFGMMAPIGVILVAAAAAASGIAGEERARRMSTLLAQPISRTRVYLTVAAATAAYVGIVAGSLFLGTWAGIAMSGMDVEIANLAWACGLLALLGLFFGALALLISAATGKPSLAVWATTAIAVVGFFGYTLLLAAGKEGWGWWSPFRAYLYGPPLQDGGTWWQPTWLAVGAVLLVAAGLPLFLRRDVRSGS, from the coding sequence ATGAGCACCGCGGTCTTCGGACGCGGCCTCGCCGAAGGGTGGCGGGGCCTGACGATCGCGGCCGGGTCGGTCGCGGCGATGCTCGTGCTCGGCCTTGCCGTCTACCAGGACCTGGACCTGTCGATCTATGAGGGCCTGCCCGACGTCGTCCGGTCGCTGCTGGGCATCCCACAGCACGCCGACGCGTCGCTGATGGCCTACAACGAGATGCTCGCCGCGATTGGCGCGCTCGCCTTCGTCGGCGTCGCGATCGCCATCGGCGCGTTCGCGGTTGCGGGCGAGGAGGCCAACCGGACACTGTCGATGGTGTTGGCCGCACCGGTGTCACGGACCCGGTTCGCCCTCTCGAAGGCGGCGGCCATGCTCGCGCTGCTGATCGCGAGCGGTGCCCTGCTGTGGGGGGTCGCCGCGATCGCCCCGATCGCGCTCGGAGTGGAGGTCGGCCAGGCGCACGTGTTCGCGCTGATGCTCCACCTTACGGCCAACGCCATCTTCCACGGCTCGCTCGCGTTCGCCATCGGCGCCGCCACCGGTCGCAAGGGCCTTGCCGCAGGCGTCGCCGCAAGCGTGATGGTGCTCGGCTGGCTCGGCACGGGCCTGCTGCCGATCTGGCGTGAGAACGCGGCCGACTGGATCCCCTGGTACTGGTTCAACGGGTCCAAGCCGCTCGTCAACGGCATCGACGGCGGCCAACTGGCCCTGCTGCTGGTGGGCGCCGCCATCCTGATCGGGCTGGGAGTCCTCGGCTTCCGGGGTCGCGAGGTCCGGCTGTTCCAGTCGGGCTCCAGCCTGCTCGACCGCGCCCGCGCCGTCCCCGCGCTCGCGAAGGTCCTGCAGCCGACGGGAAAGGGCTCGTCCCTGTTCGGGTTGCGGCTTGCGGCTCAGCAGGTGCTGGTCTCCTACGTGGTGTTCATCCTGGCGCTCGTGATGGGCGTGGCGATGCCGTTCATGTACAAGGGGCTCGCCTCGATGATGACGCAGTTCTCGCAGTCCTTCCCGCAGTCGATGGCCGACCTGTTCGGGGGCGGCGACCTCGCGACGCCGCCTGGGTTCCTCCATCTGGAGACGTTCGGGATGATGGCCCCGATCGGGGTGATCCTCGTCGCGGCGGCGGCGGCCGCGTCCGGCATCGCGGGCGAGGAGCGCGCCAGGCGGATGTCGACGCTGCTCGCCCAGCCGATCTCGCGCACCCGCGTCTACCTCACGGTCGCCGCGGCGACGGCGGCTTATGTCGGGATCGTGGCCGGGTCGCTGTTCCTCGGCACCTGGGCCGGCATCGCCATGTCGGGGATGGACGTCGAGATCGCCAACCTGGCCTGGGCCTGCGGGCTGCTCGCGCTGCTCGGGCTGTTCTTCGGTGCGCTCGCGCTGCTGATCTCGGCCGCAACAGGCAAGCCGTCGCTCGCCGTCTGGGCGACAACGGCGATCGCCGTGGTCGGCTTCTTCGGCTACACGTTGCTGCTCGCAGCGGGGAAGGAGGGCTGGGGCTGGTGGTCGCCGTTCCGCGCGTACCTCTACGGGCCTCCGCTGCAGGACGGCGGCACCTGGTGGCAGCCCACGTGGCTGGCCGTCGGTGCCGTGCTGCTCGTGGCGGCGGGGCTACCGCTGTTCCTGAGGCGCGACGTGCGCAGCGGATCCTGA
- a CDS encoding PspC domain-containing protein codes for MHKDLERSWLDESLQSVQRRDTSGFGSGLSRAIAQRIGVDVVIVRVAFVVLTFCSGLGLALYAWGTLLTEGPEGKRPVDGTIRSFRGWPSGAQLALIIGTSIGLVATVAATTSLPWGLAILAVVLMAWYLRRNHAVRLPSVGGEPFAEPANEDELIDEWRRRMSAATGHHSDWVAPLPVIDLDAPIAVPEPTARPRTAWAASLLLILVAAAAGAGSVMVGLSAVTALAIGTLALGVGTVIFAAVSRAKRLPRPFLAAVLVPIVACGWLSTGADPLLETQAVTHTDATHAVKYFATTTTLDLTGANLAEVDTVEIVAVASTVDVLLPGNPDGGIATTERFSTVHIDKAGTTVWAGKKVVVDATASSVTIRVGEGR; via the coding sequence ATGCACAAGGACCTGGAACGGAGCTGGCTCGACGAGAGCCTGCAGAGCGTCCAGCGTCGCGACACCTCGGGCTTCGGTTCCGGGCTCAGCCGCGCGATCGCGCAGCGGATCGGCGTCGACGTCGTCATCGTCCGGGTCGCGTTCGTGGTCCTGACCTTCTGCTCCGGCCTCGGCCTCGCGCTCTACGCGTGGGGGACGCTGCTCACCGAGGGCCCCGAGGGAAAGCGCCCCGTCGACGGCACCATCCGCAGCTTCCGTGGCTGGCCGAGCGGCGCCCAGTTGGCGCTCATCATCGGCACCTCCATCGGTCTCGTCGCGACCGTAGCCGCGACGACGTCGCTGCCATGGGGCCTCGCGATCCTCGCGGTCGTGCTGATGGCCTGGTACCTGCGCCGCAACCATGCCGTGCGCCTCCCGAGCGTCGGAGGCGAGCCCTTCGCCGAGCCGGCCAACGAGGACGAGCTGATCGACGAGTGGCGGCGCCGGATGTCCGCCGCGACCGGGCACCACTCCGACTGGGTCGCGCCGCTGCCCGTCATCGACCTGGACGCCCCCATCGCCGTGCCGGAGCCGACCGCGCGCCCCCGCACCGCGTGGGCCGCGTCGCTCCTGCTGATCCTGGTGGCCGCGGCCGCCGGGGCCGGCTCCGTCATGGTCGGCCTGTCGGCCGTCACGGCCCTGGCGATCGGCACCCTCGCTCTCGGCGTCGGCACCGTCATCTTCGCCGCCGTCTCCCGCGCCAAGCGGCTGCCCCGACCGTTCCTGGCCGCGGTGCTCGTGCCGATCGTCGCCTGCGGATGGCTGAGTACCGGCGCCGACCCGCTGCTCGAGACCCAGGCGGTCACACACACCGACGCGACGCACGCCGTCAAGTACTTCGCCACCACGACGACCCTCGACCTCACCGGCGCCAACCTCGCCGAGGTCGACACCGTCGAGATCGTGGCCGTCGCCTCCACCGTCGACGTGCTGCTGCCTGGCAACCCCGACGGCGGCATCGCCACCACCGAACGGTTCAGCACGGTCCACATCGACAAGGCGGGCACCACCGTCTGGGCAGGCAAGAAGGTCGTGGTCGACGCCACCGCCTCGAGCGTGACCATCCGCGTCGGGGAGGGCCGATGA